The Oscillatoria sp. FACHB-1407 sequence AAGCTCTAACCAGCGTCATGGAACCCATTATGATCCTTGTTCTGGGGGGAATGGTTGGCTCCATTCTGGTAGCCATGTATCTTCCAATCTTTGCTGTGATGGACGCGATTAAGTAGGAAAACCCTGCCACCAATCGTAAACTAGCCCCATCATCATGAGGTAGCCCTGATGTAGGAGATGTCGCCATTGTGAGACATCTCCTCAGTTGAAACGATTACCCCTAAAGCACAGCCCGTGATGTTATGTCTTTGAAACAAGCCCGTTATGAGGAGTTGCTGGCAGAATACAGCAATCATCTAGGGGCGATCGCGCTGCTTAAACAACATCGTCCTTATTTGGAGATGATTCCTAGTATGCGCCGTCCCAGCGAGAGCGTGATCCCGATTCCATTGCCCATTATTCGGGTAAGAAATCCCATCTCTTCGGTTGGGTCTGGAGGAGGTGCGGTCGCATCAGGGGAAGTTCTGCGTTTACCCTGTGATATCTCAATTTTGATGTGTGACCCTGAATGGAAGATTAAAACGGGAGTTGAAATTTTCGTTTTTATCTACCGAGCCCAGGAAGACTTTTCAGATTTGTTGGGACGGTGGCGACAAACTCAAATTTGGCTTGACAAAGGCTATGAGTGGTTGATGCCACCCCGTTATCAACACATCCTGAGCGAAGGGGCAGATCACACTCATCCCCTGTTTGTCGTTTTTCCAGACACCCCCGATCGGATCAAACGCGGACTACGCGGAGCATGCCTGCCATTTGTCATTCAAGACATCCACATGCCTGAGGAGGTGTCAACCTCCGTGGAATCGCTTCCCCCAGAGGCATTAGGTGCAGAAGATTAAATATCCCTGATGCCCTGTCTGACAACTCTGGCAGAGCGGTAGACAATCAATTTATTAATTCACTACATAGACCCATTTCTATAACATTGTGGAACTGCCTGAAATTCAAGATTTGAGGCAGTTTTTTGATCCTGGCGATCGCGCCAGTTTAGAGCGTGATGTTCTTGACTGAGCCTCGAAGTTAAGGGAGACTAACAATTAACTGAGTGAGAGCCTCAGCCTTCTACAAAGTTTTCTTACGTTTTTGAACAAAGTGATTCTAAAAATCTGGATGGATTTAATAGAATCAGAATGTTTGGTTCAGTCGTAAGTTTCTGTCTCAGGTCACATGTTTGGGAACGCCTGAACGATTTAGATTGGTGAAAGATTTCCTTAAAGTCTCTTAAAGTTGGTTTAAGAATGGAAACGTTGGAATTTATTATCTATCCAGATGGTCGAGTACAAGAAAAAGTCACTGGAATTACAGGATCTTCTTGTGCTGAGGTGACAGCCGCGATTGAAGCGCAACTGGGTCAAGTTTTGACTCAAGAGCCGACCTCTGAATACTATGCCCAACCGTTACAATATTCTGTTTCAGATACAAATCAGGCCACGTTTAGCCAGTGGTAACCCTTTTAGTAAAAACAGTTTCTCTCACCTAGATTGATTACAGTAGGAAGCCCATGTCACACTTTAGCCAAATTAAAACTCAAATTCGTGATTTGACCGCTTTGCAGTCTGCCTTGACGGATGTTGGGGTTGAGTGGAAATCCGGCCCTCAAGCCGTTAGAGGTTACCGGGGTCAAACCAAAACAGCTGATGTCGCCATTGAGCAAGACAACGGTTACGATGTTGGTTTTAGCTGGAACGGTCAAGAATACGAATTAGTAGCCGACCTACAGTACTGGAAGCAGCCTCTCACTGTAGAAGGGTTTTTGAACCGTGTGACTCAGCGTTACGCTTACCACACTGTGGTGAAGACAACGTCTCAGCAAGGGTTTCAGGTAACTGAACAACAGCAACAAGCTGATGGCTCTATCCGCCTGGTGCTTCAACGTTGGAGTGCGTAGGGTCATGCATTGAACCCAACGCAATCATGATCGGTTAGAAAAACTATTTTCAGAACTGGGAGGTTTCTCGCTGCTGTTCTAATCAGTGGATCGTTAGAAGCCTCCCTGTTAAGTTATTTGGAGGTCCTATGAGTGACTTCACATTTCGCATGAATCCTGAGCAGGAGACTCACCCCCCTGCCAGTCAGAGAGAAACGGTTGACAGGCAAACTGGGTTGGAACCAGAGCTTGGTGGCTATTGGCGGGATGCACCTGAGCGTACGGGTTTAGAGCCAGAGTTGGGCGGTTTGGTGCGGCAAAAGGGAGTTTATGTAGATGAGGTGACATGCATCGGGTGTAAACACTGCGCCCACGTTGCTCGTAATACTTTTTATATTGAGCCAGATTATGGGCGATCGCGGGTGATTCGGCAGGATGCTGACCCCGAAGAGGTGATTCAAGAGGCGATCGACACCTGCCCTGTAGATTGCATTCATTGGGTAGATTACACAGAACTGAAGCATTTAGAGGAACAACGCAAAGACCAGGTAATTCCTGTTGCCGGTTTTCCAGTGGATCATGCGTTAACAACCATTCAGCAGCGACAACGCCGATTAAAGCGACAAGCACGCGATCGCCACAGTTAAGTCAATTGCCAACGCCCAATAATAGAGAGTTGCCGATTGAAGGATGAAGTCGAAAAGCTGGGGCGTCAAGACAGCCATGATAGGATGTCGTGCTCCGAACTCAAGTCACACCTACAGCAAGTTCAATGGGTCTACATCAATCGTCAAGC is a genomic window containing:
- a CDS encoding DUF2997 domain-containing protein produces the protein METLEFIIYPDGRVQEKVTGITGSSCAEVTAAIEAQLGQVLTQEPTSEYYAQPLQYSVSDTNQATFSQW
- a CDS encoding ferredoxin, coding for MNPEQETHPPASQRETVDRQTGLEPELGGYWRDAPERTGLEPELGGLVRQKGVYVDEVTCIGCKHCAHVARNTFYIEPDYGRSRVIRQDADPEEVIQEAIDTCPVDCIHWVDYTELKHLEEQRKDQVIPVAGFPVDHALTTIQQRQRRLKRQARDRHS
- a CDS encoding DUF1257 domain-containing protein; protein product: MSHFSQIKTQIRDLTALQSALTDVGVEWKSGPQAVRGYRGQTKTADVAIEQDNGYDVGFSWNGQEYELVADLQYWKQPLTVEGFLNRVTQRYAYHTVVKTTSQQGFQVTEQQQQADGSIRLVLQRWSA